A genome region from Bacillaceae bacterium IKA-2 includes the following:
- a CDS encoding F0F1 ATP synthase subunit delta, translated as MKQDNVAKRYAVAILELAKEMNAVEQIKTELQVVGEIFENTNMNETFFKHPKISEVEKKEFVRTKFQGKISDTLLNTLFLLIDKKREGIIFKLVEEFVKLTNVEQGIAEAKVYTAKPLTDAEKVAFEVTFSKVSGKGKLTIKNIVDPELIGGFKVRIGDRIFDGSVLNQLRRIERRMIKGNVS; from the coding sequence ATGAAACAAGACAATGTAGCAAAGCGATACGCCGTAGCTATACTTGAACTTGCAAAAGAAATGAATGCAGTCGAGCAAATAAAAACAGAGTTACAGGTTGTTGGAGAAATCTTTGAAAATACTAATATGAATGAGACGTTCTTTAAACATCCGAAAATATCAGAAGTAGAGAAAAAGGAATTTGTGCGGACAAAATTCCAAGGAAAGATTTCGGATACATTGCTAAATACATTATTCCTGCTCATTGATAAAAAGCGTGAGGGGATTATTTTTAAACTAGTAGAAGAATTCGTGAAGCTTACTAATGTGGAACAAGGTATTGCAGAAGCGAAAGTATATACTGCGAAGCCACTAACAGATGCTGAAAAAGTCGCTTTTGAAGTAACATTCTCAAAAGTTTCTGGCAAAGGAAAACTAACCATTAAAAATATTGTTGATCCTGAGCTAATTGGCGGCTTTAAAGTCCGTATTGGTGATCGCATATTTGATGGAAGTGTACTGAACCAATTAAGACGTATTGAGCGTCGAATGATTAAGGGAAACGTTAGTTAG
- the atpF gene encoding F0F1 ATP synthase subunit B: MFENIQWVSAVYQLAVFSILLVLLRKFAFGPIMDMMHKREEHVANQITSAEKNREEAEKYLVQQREEIKNARVEAQSIIANAKKLSEQHSEEMVKSTKLAAERMKETALAEIYREKELAVSALREQVASLSVLIATKVIERELDEAAQAKFIETTLKEVGGKL, from the coding sequence TTGTTTGAAAATATTCAATGGGTAAGCGCAGTCTATCAATTAGCAGTATTCTCTATTCTCCTTGTATTACTGAGGAAATTCGCTTTTGGTCCAATCATGGACATGATGCATAAGCGTGAAGAGCATGTTGCGAATCAAATTACTTCTGCAGAGAAAAATCGCGAAGAAGCTGAAAAATACTTAGTACAACAGCGCGAAGAAATTAAAAATGCTCGTGTTGAAGCCCAAAGTATTATTGCAAACGCAAAAAAACTTTCTGAGCAACATTCAGAAGAAATGGTTAAGTCAACAAAGCTAGCAGCAGAGCGAATGAAGGAAACCGCACTAGCAGAAATTTATAGAGAAAAAGAGCTAGCTGTATCAGCTTTACGCGAGCAAGTAGCATCTCTTTCTGTATTGATAGCAACAAAAGTTATCGAACGCGAGCTTGACGAAGCTGCACAAGCGAAATTTATAGAAACTACCCTTAAAGAAGTGGGCGGCAAGCTATGA
- the atpE gene encoding F0F1 ATP synthase subunit C: MGLLAAAIVASVAAIAGAFGVAIIVRATLEGVTRQPEMKSSLQTIMFIGVPLAEALPILGIVIAFLILGQA; this comes from the coding sequence ATGGGACTATTAGCAGCAGCAATCGTAGCAAGTGTAGCAGCAATCGCAGGAGCATTCGGGGTGGCAATTATCGTTCGTGCAACATTAGAAGGGGTAACTCGTCAACCTGAAATGAAGTCTTCATTACAAACAATTATGTTCATCGGCGTACCGCTTGCAGAGGCACTTCCGATCCTAGGAATTGTTATCGCATTCTTAATCTTAGGTCAAGCTTAA